One window of Penaeus chinensis breed Huanghai No. 1 chromosome 1, ASM1920278v2, whole genome shotgun sequence genomic DNA carries:
- the LOC125027493 gene encoding uncharacterized protein LOC125027493 yields MADTTTSDEVSSGCSLVLKALECAALGECARGLEPEFAGAAASCRAADAALQGPPACPSGAFLASPKSDPLADSPGEDQHTVRQGAMQEQQQQHLRAMLGTSGQLAYYGLRLAPPPPHVTTNTVTGGICSTTFGRMRAPNAVPSVRPALYLPMHAYQHPSSTVPSVTAAVVSTATAVAPSTPTTSNMHCRVASSTSSSVDSSTPKSPKASKSESKASADSQEGRGGHGQEEGAGNPQEDGCRRNQEGGGIQSQDGRGASAPESGAGRSQEGGGIRKSPPPPSRMVTRSQTAAGRTTINLEVEDRVSNVRAKGHKRARSCSSEREVVSPRKVCREPSASTSVGFDDFAFSKNPAGAGIEFGAVCTDCGAVAVTGAGWTAHQAAHRGEGAACNFCTQVFLSSHGRDAHQQLHREGHTRDVDDYCECGLCGGSFIAVMYLELHLLELHGRDALYDPRSLHLGPTTSAEPTCPPEDESGRQLFRCGVCHSLFTFSLNLDCHMALHSDVSYGCALCDAIFPALDPLVTHSKAHRFAGIAPPPAPGMAVHASSPQVPPRRHPTPQRHVLPPTAPPPMNVWGAQPMRAAHHPPTVPAAQPMTSPIGVPMNPTMNPTMSPAMNPAMNPTMNPTMNPTMNPTMNPNMNPAMNSAMNSAMTPAMLNYCMMMSLWGGDKTPATSEAAVWPNYFNPAMANVFNYFNPYLLNNNNNNNNNTPNNNNPSNGNKGSLGGGMRKDGIEVTGALGREDALVDGSA; encoded by the coding sequence GTCAGTAGCGGATGTTCCCTTGTGTTGAAGGCTTTAGAGTGCGCGGCCTTGGGCGAGTGCGCGCGGGGCCTCGAGCCGGAGTTCGCCGGCGCTGCTGCCTCTTGTCGGGCCGCCGACGCCGCCCTCCAAGGGCCTCCAGCCTGCCCTTCCGGCGCCTTCCTAGCGTCTCCCAAGAGCGACCCTCTCGCAGATAGTCCCGGGGAGGACCAGCACACGGTCAGGCAGGGCGCCATGCaggagcaacagcagcagcacctCCGGGCCATGCTGGGCACCAGTGGGCAGCTGGCGTACTACGGCCTTCGCCTGGCCCCACCGCCGCCACACGTGACGACGAACACGGTGACGGGCGGCATCTGCTCGACGACTTTTGGGAGGATGAGAGCCCCGAACGCCGTGCCCTCCGTGCGGCCTGCGCTCTATCTCCCCATGCATGCCTATCAGCATCCTTCCTCCACCGTGCCCTCTGTCACAGCTGCTGTTGTCAGCACTGCCACCGCTGTCGCGCCCTCCACGCCCACCACATCCAACATGCATTGCCGCGTCGCCAGTTCCACGTCCAGCAGCGTGGACAGCAGCACGCCGAAGAGTCCCAaggcgagcaagagcgagagcaaggccAGCGCCGACAGCCAGGAAGGCAGAGGAGGCCACGGCCAGGAGGAGGGGGCTGGGAACCCTCAGGAGGACGGGTGCAGACGCAACCAGGAGGGAGGAGGCATTCAGAGCCAAGACGGAAGAGGCGCCTCCGCTCCAGAAAGCGGCGCAGGAAGGAGTCAAGAAGGAGGGGGTATCCGGaagtcccccccgcccccctcgcggATGGTTACTCGCAGCCAAACGGCCGCCGGACGAACCACGATTAATCTGGAGGTCGAAGATCGCGTGTCCAATGTGCGTGCCAAAGGGCACAAGCGCGCACGTTCCTGCAGCAGCGAGCGTGAAGTGGTAAGTCCCCGGAAGGTGTGCCGCGAGCCCTCCGCCAGCACTTCTGTCGGCTTCGATGACTTCGCATTCTCAAAAAACCCTGCCGGGGCTGGCATCGAGTTTGGAGCGGTTTGCACAGATTGCGGTGCCGTGGCTGTGACTGGCGCGGGCTGGACTGCGCACCAGGCCGCCCACCGCGGGGAAGGAGCCGCCTGTAACTTCTGCACTCAGGTGTTCCTCAGCAGCCATGGGCGTGACGCACACCAGCAACTGCACAGGGAAGGACACACGCGAGACGTGGATGATTACTGCGAATGTGGGCTCTGCGGTGGATCCTTCATCGCTGTCATGTATCTGGAGCTGCACCTGCTGGAGCTGCACGGGCGCGACGCTCTCTACGACCCTCGCTCGCTGCACCTGGGCCCGACGACCTCCGCGGAGCCTACCTGCCCTCCGGAGGACGAGAGCGGCCGCCAGCTGTTCCGGTGCGGCGTCTGTCACTCGCTCTTCACTTTCAGTCTCAATCTTGACTGCCACATGGCACTCCACTCGGATGTCTCTTACGGCTGCGCCCTTTGCGACGCAATCTTCCCAGCTCTCGACCCGCTGGTCACGCACTCGAAAGCCCACAGGTTCGCCGGCATAGCGCCGCCCCCTGCACCAGGCATGGCAGTTCATGCGTCTTCCCCGCAGGTTCCCCCGCGACGCCATCCCACGCCCCAACGCCACGTCTTGCCACCCACAGCACCGCCGCCCATGAATGTGTGGGGAGCACAGCCAATGCGGGCGGCGCACCACCCTCCAACCGTCCCTGCAGCTCAGCCCATGACCTCTCCGATCGGTGTTCCCATGAACCCTACCATGAACCCCACCATGAGCCCCGCCATGAACCCCGCAATGAACCCCACCATGAATCCCACCATGAATCCCACCATGAATCCCACCATGAATCCCAATATGAATCCAGCCATGAACTCTGCCATGAACTCTGCCATGACGCCTGCCATGTTGAACTACTGCATGATGATGTCGCTTTGGGGCGGCGACAAAACCCCGGCGACTTCGGAGGCGGCAGTCTGGCCGAACTACTTCAACCCTGCCATGGCTAATGTCTTCAACTACTTCAACCCATACCttcttaacaacaataacaataacaacaacaacactcccAACAATAACAACCCGAGCAACGGGAACAAAGGGAGCCTGGGCGGGGGCATGCGCAAGGACGGCATCGAGGTGACGGGGGCGCTCGGAAGGGAGGACGCCTTGGTGGACGGGTCTGCCTGA